One window from the genome of Fulvivirga lutea encodes:
- a CDS encoding DUF4293 domain-containing protein, whose amino-acid sequence MSRAPWHNQFNHMLQRIQTIFLILVVLFMGLSFLFPLWTLTNEEGIITHQLFNLKLNIFSLEDGSLTEVYYPYLFVGVLAATTMVIAILEISKFKNRLLQMKLGALNAMLMAGTLGIGVYFATDLINSMVSNGGAYGPGLFLPAAAMICNIIANRFIRKDERLVRSVDRIR is encoded by the coding sequence ATGTCAAGAGCACCTTGGCATAACCAGTTCAATCATATGTTACAGCGAATTCAAACTATCTTTTTAATACTAGTTGTTTTGTTCATGGGCCTATCGTTCCTTTTTCCATTATGGACGCTTACCAATGAAGAAGGAATTATTACTCATCAACTATTTAATCTTAAGCTTAACATATTTTCGCTTGAAGACGGTTCATTAACAGAAGTGTATTACCCTTATTTATTCGTTGGTGTATTGGCAGCTACCACAATGGTTATTGCCATTTTAGAAATTTCTAAGTTTAAAAACAGGCTTTTACAAATGAAGCTTGGCGCATTAAATGCCATGTTAATGGCTGGTACATTGGGCATAGGTGTTTATTTTGCTACCGACCTGATCAATTCTATGGTTAGCAATGGTGGTGCTTATGGCCCCGGCTTGTTTTTACCGGCCGCTGCTATGATTTGTAATATAATTGCCAACCGATTTATTAGAAAAGACGAACGCCTTGTTCGTTCGGTGGATAGGATTAGGTAA
- a CDS encoding thiolase family protein, which produces MKTAYIVDILRTPVGKFGGTLATERPDDLAAFVIKKLIDRNPSLDVKLIEDVVFGAANQAGEDNRNVARMAGLLAGLPIETGGVTVNRLCASGLQSIMDASRATMLGEGAAYIAGGVESMTRAPFVTAKSESAYGRTMETYDTSIGWRFINPKLAKLHYPYAMGETAENVAEKWKISREQQDEFSHNTQVKYQAAHEEGKFKNEIEAYTIPQRKGDDIVFSKDEHPRLSSVDKLATLNPAFKEGGTVTAGNSSGINDGAAASLIVNEDTLKEFNLKPMARVVSMAIAGVTPDCMGIGPVPATQKALKRAGLKVNDLDLIELNEAFAAQSIACMNDLGLDPAKVNVNGGSIAIGHPLGASGTRITATLLHEMQKRDNAKYGLATMCIGVGQGAAVIFEKL; this is translated from the coding sequence ATGAAAACTGCCTATATCGTTGATATTCTTCGAACGCCCGTTGGAAAATTCGGAGGAACATTAGCTACTGAAAGACCAGATGACCTGGCCGCTTTTGTCATTAAAAAGCTTATTGATAGAAATCCATCTCTTGATGTTAAATTAATTGAAGATGTGGTTTTCGGTGCTGCAAATCAGGCAGGTGAAGATAATCGGAACGTGGCTCGAATGGCTGGTTTATTAGCGGGATTACCCATTGAAACGGGCGGAGTAACGGTTAATAGATTATGTGCTTCAGGGCTGCAATCAATAATGGATGCTTCAAGAGCTACTATGCTTGGAGAAGGAGCCGCGTATATTGCAGGTGGGGTAGAAAGTATGACGAGAGCACCATTTGTAACAGCCAAGTCCGAATCAGCATACGGCAGAACCATGGAAACGTATGATACTTCCATAGGCTGGAGATTTATAAACCCTAAACTAGCCAAGCTTCATTATCCCTATGCGATGGGAGAAACTGCCGAAAATGTTGCCGAAAAGTGGAAGATAAGCCGAGAGCAACAAGATGAGTTTTCCCACAATACTCAGGTAAAATATCAGGCTGCACACGAAGAAGGAAAATTCAAGAATGAAATTGAAGCCTACACAATACCTCAAAGAAAGGGTGACGATATTGTCTTTAGTAAGGATGAACACCCAAGGCTATCATCTGTAGATAAACTAGCCACTTTAAACCCCGCCTTTAAAGAAGGTGGCACTGTTACAGCAGGTAATTCATCAGGCATTAACGATGGTGCTGCTGCATCACTCATTGTAAATGAAGACACACTAAAAGAGTTTAACCTTAAGCCAATGGCTAGAGTTGTATCCATGGCTATTGCGGGTGTAACCCCTGACTGTATGGGTATAGGCCCGGTTCCTGCTACTCAAAAAGCACTGAAAAGAGCTGGATTGAAAGTAAATGACCTGGATTTAATTGAATTAAATGAAGCTTTTGCAGCACAATCTATCGCTTGTATGAATGATTTAGGGTTAGATCCTGCCAAAGTAAATGTTAATGGTGGCTCTATAGCCATTGGGCACCCTTTAGGTGCCAGCGGAACCAGAATAACAGCAACTCTGCTTCATGAAATGCAAAAAAGAGATAATGCTAAATATGGTCTGGCAACTATGTGTATTGGTGTTGGACAAGGCGCTGCTGTGATATTTGAAAAGTTATAA
- the truA gene encoding tRNA pseudouridine(38-40) synthase TruA: MRYFFEIAYNGTPFHGWQKQNNAKTVQEEVEKALSKVLQRDVSILGSGRTDTGVHCEQQFFHLETDDKLSTQLVYTLNKMLAPEIAINNMFPVVEDGHARFSAISRKYEYRITIKKDPFQKDFKYFFNRPLDIKTMNEAAALLIGKQDFESFSKVKTEVNNFVCDITEAEWKIEGTDLIFHIRANRFLRGMVRAVVGTLLDVGLGKIAPMELKNIIIAKNRKHAGAAAPAHGLFLTEVTYPSEIRKK; the protein is encoded by the coding sequence ATGCGCTACTTTTTTGAGATAGCTTATAATGGCACCCCTTTCCACGGTTGGCAAAAACAAAACAATGCCAAAACTGTGCAGGAAGAGGTAGAAAAGGCTTTGTCAAAAGTTCTTCAGCGGGATGTTTCTATCTTAGGCAGTGGCCGAACAGATACGGGTGTTCACTGCGAACAGCAGTTCTTTCATCTGGAAACGGATGATAAGTTATCAACGCAATTAGTATATACGCTCAATAAAATGCTCGCTCCGGAAATAGCTATTAACAACATGTTTCCAGTAGTTGAAGATGGGCATGCCCGATTTAGCGCAATATCAAGGAAATACGAATATCGCATCACCATCAAAAAAGATCCATTTCAGAAAGATTTCAAATATTTCTTTAATAGGCCATTGGATATTAAAACCATGAATGAGGCCGCTGCGTTATTAATCGGGAAACAAGATTTTGAGTCTTTCAGCAAAGTAAAAACCGAGGTAAATAACTTTGTTTGTGATATAACCGAAGCAGAATGGAAGATTGAGGGCACTGACCTTATTTTTCATATAAGAGCAAATAGATTTTTAAGAGGAATGGTGCGAGCTGTTGTTGGAACATTGTTGGACGTTGGGCTTGGAAAAATAGCTCCAATGGAACTTAAAAATATTATCATTGCTAAAAATCGTAAACATGCAGGGGCAGCAGCCCCCGCACACGGATTGTTTTTAACGGAGGTCACTTACCCTTCAGAAATAAGAAAGAAATAG
- a CDS encoding ABC transporter ATP-binding protein has translation MQFVRPYKMQFYLLIFLTISLGILAPLRPWVIQLTLDNEVAVGDYNGLINMVILLVGLLIFQSVVQYAHTYMSGWLGQHIIRDIRIRLYKHLVSLRLKFFDRTPIGRLVTRNVSDVETLADVFSEGLAAMVGDLLQLIFILGIMIYTDWRLALVSLSTLPLLIISTYVFKEKIKVAFNDVRNAVSNLNSFVQEHITGMSIVQIFGSEKREYKKFTEINREHRRANLKSVLYYSIYFPVAEIISAAGIGLLVWYGAKGVIHQEETGITLGMLIAFIMYIQMFFRPIRMIADRFNTLQLGIVSSSRIMKLLDNEEHIPNNGTYVPTTIDGEVDFDKVWFAYNDNEYVLKDITLKVNPGETVALVGATGAGKSSIINLLNRFYDINRGSIHVDGKNIQEYDLDALRSNIGVVLQDVFLYSDTIKHNITLGNPDISDEDIMRAAELVGAKKFIERLPGGLNYNVMERGATLSVGQRQLISFVRAMVYNPKILVLDEATSSVDTETEEMIQKAIDKMMKGRTAIVIAHRLSTIQQADNIIVLDKGEIKESGSHEELLNKGGFYTQLHNMQYKEIV, from the coding sequence ATGCAGTTTGTAAGACCCTACAAAATGCAGTTCTACTTACTCATCTTTCTCACCATCTCGCTCGGTATTTTAGCTCCGCTTCGTCCGTGGGTAATTCAACTTACACTAGACAATGAAGTTGCTGTGGGAGATTACAACGGCCTCATTAATATGGTCATCCTTCTCGTTGGTCTATTAATTTTTCAATCAGTTGTGCAATATGCGCACACCTATATGTCGGGCTGGCTAGGGCAACACATTATTAGAGATATTCGAATCCGACTTTACAAACATTTGGTAAGTCTTCGTCTAAAGTTTTTTGATAGAACCCCTATAGGCCGATTGGTTACTCGAAATGTATCTGATGTAGAAACTTTAGCCGATGTGTTTAGTGAAGGTCTTGCGGCCATGGTTGGTGATTTACTTCAATTGATCTTCATCCTAGGTATAATGATTTATACAGATTGGAGATTGGCACTTGTAAGTTTGTCTACACTGCCGTTGCTTATCATTAGCACGTATGTATTTAAAGAAAAAATTAAGGTAGCATTCAATGATGTTAGAAATGCTGTATCCAACCTAAATAGTTTTGTTCAGGAGCACATCACAGGTATGAGCATCGTTCAGATTTTTGGTAGTGAAAAGCGAGAGTACAAAAAGTTTACTGAAATAAACAGAGAGCATAGAAGAGCTAACCTAAAGTCTGTGCTATATTATTCCATCTACTTCCCTGTGGCAGAAATAATAAGTGCAGCAGGAATTGGCCTTTTGGTTTGGTATGGTGCAAAAGGTGTTATTCATCAAGAAGAGACTGGTATTACTTTGGGTATGCTCATTGCTTTTATTATGTACATTCAAATGTTCTTCCGCCCCATCAGAATGATTGCCGACCGATTCAATACTTTGCAATTAGGTATCGTGAGTTCATCCAGAATAATGAAATTGTTGGATAATGAAGAGCACATACCAAACAATGGAACCTATGTACCAACAACCATTGATGGAGAAGTTGATTTCGATAAAGTGTGGTTTGCTTATAATGACAATGAGTATGTATTAAAGGACATAACGTTAAAAGTAAACCCAGGGGAGACAGTGGCTTTGGTTGGCGCGACCGGTGCCGGAAAATCATCCATCATCAACTTATTAAACCGCTTTTATGATATCAACAGAGGTTCAATTCATGTAGATGGTAAAAATATTCAGGAATATGACTTGGATGCCCTGCGTTCAAATATTGGCGTGGTTTTACAAGATGTATTCCTCTATTCTGACACAATTAAGCATAATATTACTTTAGGCAACCCTGATATTAGTGATGAAGATATTATGCGAGCTGCTGAACTTGTGGGAGCTAAAAAATTTATTGAACGCCTACCCGGAGGCTTGAATTATAATGTAATGGAAAGAGGTGCCACTCTATCAGTGGGTCAGCGCCAACTTATCTCATTTGTAAGAGCCATGGTGTACAATCCTAAAATTCTGGTTTTGGATGAAGCTACATCGTCAGTGGATACAGAAACAGAAGAAATGATACAAAAGGCCATTGACAAAATGATGAAGGGAAGAACGGCCATAGTAATTGCCCACCGACTTTCCACCATACAGCAGGCTGATAACATTATTGTATTAGATAAAGGTGAAATCAAAGAAAGTGGCTCTCATGAGGAGCTCCTCAACAAGGGTGGCTTTTACACTCAACTGCACAATATGCAGTATAAAGAAATTGTCTAG
- a CDS encoding ABC transporter ATP-binding protein has product MKELSYLNKYLWKYKYHLALGILFIIISNIFQIIPAQLVRYALDLVGDNILIYKSFQNLELQQSMYETFALSILIYGGIILLMALLRGAFLFMVRQTIIVMSRLVEYDLKNEIYSHYQSLPLSFYRRNNTGDLMNRISEDVSKVRMYLGPSIMYGLSLITLFAMLIPYMFSINVELTMYALIPLPILSVSIYYVNNIINKRSEEIQISQSGLSTYVQEAFSGIRVLKSFTRENDSINKFAIESNDYKEKSLDLTRVQALFFPLIMALIGLSTILTIYAGSAQVIEGTLTFGNIAEFIIYVNLLTWPVTSLGWVSSIIQRAAASQKRLNEFLKTKNDIVSSEGIKKELDGKIEFKDVGFVYPDSGIEALKDITFSVNPGESLAIIGTTGSGKSTIANLISRMYDTTSGEVKIDGETIDKYDVVGLRSQIGYVPQDVFLFSDTIFNNIAFGSDESDEETVIKAAKDADVYGNIMDFPNGFNTRVGERGITLSGGQKQRVSIARAVARNPKILMLDDALSAVDMKTENTILNSMKKIMKGRTTIIISHRVSSAKLADKIVVLDDGQIVEKGTHDELMAINGSYKELYDKQMSAEEYLEE; this is encoded by the coding sequence ATGAAAGAACTCAGCTATCTAAATAAATATCTTTGGAAATATAAGTACCATCTGGCATTAGGTATCCTTTTCATTATTATCTCCAACATCTTTCAGATTATACCTGCACAGCTCGTGAGATATGCATTGGATCTTGTGGGAGACAATATATTAATTTATAAATCTTTTCAAAACCTGGAGCTACAGCAAAGCATGTATGAAACGTTTGCTTTGAGCATCCTCATTTATGGAGGAATTATTTTATTGATGGCTCTTTTGCGAGGGGCGTTCTTATTTATGGTTCGCCAAACAATTATTGTGATGTCTCGCCTGGTGGAGTATGATTTGAAAAATGAAATCTATTCGCATTACCAATCGTTACCACTAAGTTTTTACAGAAGAAATAATACAGGAGATTTAATGAACAGGATCTCCGAAGATGTGAGCAAAGTGAGAATGTATCTTGGGCCTTCTATTATGTATGGATTGAGCCTTATAACATTGTTTGCCATGCTGATTCCCTATATGTTTTCTATTAATGTGGAATTAACAATGTACGCGCTCATTCCATTGCCAATTCTATCGGTAAGCATCTATTATGTGAATAATATTATTAATAAACGGTCAGAAGAAATACAAATAAGTCAAAGTGGATTATCGACTTATGTGCAGGAGGCATTTTCAGGAATTAGAGTCTTGAAATCATTTACACGCGAAAATGACTCGATTAACAAGTTTGCTATAGAGAGCAATGACTATAAAGAAAAATCGCTTGACTTGACCAGAGTTCAGGCATTGTTCTTTCCTTTAATAATGGCCTTGATTGGCCTCAGTACTATTCTCACTATTTATGCCGGCAGTGCTCAGGTGATTGAAGGTACCCTGACCTTCGGCAACATTGCGGAGTTTATCATTTATGTAAACTTGCTTACCTGGCCGGTAACCTCTTTAGGATGGGTAAGTAGTATTATACAACGTGCCGCAGCTTCACAGAAAAGGCTTAATGAGTTTCTTAAAACGAAGAATGATATTGTTTCTTCAGAGGGAATTAAAAAAGAGTTAGATGGTAAAATCGAATTCAAAGATGTTGGGTTTGTATATCCTGATTCCGGAATTGAAGCCTTGAAGGATATAACATTCAGCGTAAATCCTGGAGAGTCATTAGCAATTATCGGAACGACAGGTTCGGGCAAGAGTACCATTGCGAACCTGATCAGCCGAATGTATGACACCACTTCTGGTGAAGTGAAAATTGATGGTGAAACCATCGACAAATACGATGTGGTAGGTCTTCGAAGTCAGATTGGGTACGTGCCACAAGACGTATTTTTATTCAGTGATACCATATTTAATAACATTGCTTTCGGTAGTGATGAGTCGGACGAGGAAACTGTTATAAAAGCAGCAAAAGATGCAGATGTTTATGGCAATATCATGGACTTCCCTAATGGGTTCAATACTCGGGTGGGTGAACGTGGCATAACACTTAGTGGAGGCCAGAAACAGCGCGTATCCATTGCCAGAGCAGTTGCTCGAAATCCGAAAATATTAATGCTGGATGATGCGCTTTCAGCCGTTGATATGAAAACGGAGAATACTATACTTAACAGTATGAAGAAGATCATGAAAGGCAGAACTACTATCATCATCTCCCATAGGGTTTCTTCAGCTAAATTGGCGGACAAAATTGTAGTGCTTGATGATGGCCAAATAGTTGAAAAAGGCACTCACGATGAACTGATGGCAATTAACGGTTCATACAAAGAATTATATGATAAACAGATGTCTGCTGAGGAGTACCTAGAGGAGTAA
- a CDS encoding Glu/Leu/Phe/Val family dehydrogenase, whose amino-acid sequence MMDVKEMEKVEGGFLFSEVSKLGHEQVVFCYDEPTGLKAIIGIHNTVLGPACGGTRMWNYTNEQEALTDVLRLSRGMTYKSAISGLNFGGGKAVIIGDATTMKTEGFLRRFGKFVESLGGKYITAEDVNMKTRDMEIIGMETKYVTGLPEVRGGGGDPSPVTAYGTYLGMKATAKKVFGSDSLTGKKVAVQGVGQVGMYLVEHLAKENAKLYITDISEAKLKTISEKFGATVVGMDEVYDLNVDIYAPCALGATINDDTIERLKCQMIAGAANNQLADEKKHGYMLVDKGITYAPDFLINAGGIINVYEEYLGNYNRESAYLQAENIYNTCLNIFDVAESENISTQDAAIKLAEKRISDIGNVRLPR is encoded by the coding sequence ATGATGGATGTAAAAGAAATGGAAAAGGTAGAGGGAGGATTTCTGTTTTCAGAGGTCTCTAAGTTAGGTCATGAGCAGGTAGTATTCTGTTATGATGAACCCACCGGATTGAAAGCCATTATTGGAATTCATAACACCGTATTGGGTCCGGCATGTGGCGGTACCAGAATGTGGAATTACACCAACGAGCAAGAAGCTCTTACCGATGTTTTACGTCTATCCAGAGGTATGACCTACAAATCGGCTATTTCAGGATTGAACTTTGGTGGTGGTAAGGCAGTGATTATTGGTGATGCCACAACAATGAAAACTGAAGGGTTTTTAAGAAGATTCGGAAAGTTTGTTGAGAGCCTTGGTGGAAAATACATCACTGCGGAAGATGTGAATATGAAAACCCGTGATATGGAAATCATAGGTATGGAAACGAAATATGTAACTGGCCTACCGGAAGTAAGGGGCGGTGGTGGAGATCCATCTCCTGTAACGGCTTATGGTACATATCTGGGCATGAAAGCTACTGCCAAAAAAGTATTTGGATCTGATAGCCTTACAGGTAAAAAAGTGGCCGTTCAAGGCGTTGGTCAGGTGGGTATGTACTTAGTGGAGCATCTGGCAAAAGAAAATGCCAAATTATATATCACAGATATTTCTGAGGCTAAGCTAAAGACTATCTCAGAAAAGTTTGGTGCCACTGTGGTTGGGATGGACGAAGTGTATGATTTAAATGTCGACATCTACGCACCATGTGCATTGGGAGCTACTATTAATGATGATACTATTGAAAGACTAAAATGCCAGATGATTGCCGGTGCTGCTAATAACCAGTTGGCCGATGAAAAGAAACACGGCTATATGTTAGTAGATAAAGGCATTACTTACGCGCCAGATTTCTTAATTAATGCAGGTGGTATCATTAACGTTTATGAGGAATATTTAGGCAATTACAATAGAGAAAGTGCTTATCTGCAAGCAGAAAATATTTACAATACGTGTTTAAACATCTTTGATGTTGCTGAAAGCGAAAATATATCTACTCAAGATGCGGCTATTAAGCTAGCTGAAAAGAGAATTTCAGATATCGGTAACGTTAGATTGCCGAGATAA
- the nusB gene encoding transcription antitermination factor NusB, which yields MLNRRTLRIKAMQTLFAYKQSQEANYALALDFIAETFSPDLNSMEVQDKEQLKKDKAEASKIFKTHFEEKDYQAEADNNIESVVEEAIRDYHKRNLKDQKHFNKTMIQEAEKIVDRYILILLLIVEFADLAEKDHKLNQTTFVKNLLIKAIRFNKSVETLSLRRNLNWSNETDHLRQWFKDILKTDEKYKEYVKLENASFKDDQEIVLHIAKNIIFKNELIEGFMEESDINWDEDRAIIKSLVTKTLKSIPEEDVNEEFELQELSYNWEDDKTFFQKLFEESIKVEEAYNSLIAEKTKNWDIERIAATDKVIIEMAIAEMINFPSIPVKVTINEYIEVAKRYSTPKSKVFINGVLDVIAGELENRGVIRKSGRGLIDNK from the coding sequence ATGCTCAATAGACGCACCCTACGCATCAAAGCGATGCAAACTCTTTTTGCCTACAAGCAAAGCCAGGAAGCTAATTATGCTCTTGCCTTAGATTTTATTGCCGAAACATTCTCGCCCGATTTAAATTCAATGGAGGTACAGGATAAAGAGCAGTTAAAAAAGGATAAAGCGGAAGCTTCCAAAATATTTAAAACTCACTTCGAAGAAAAAGACTATCAGGCAGAGGCTGATAACAATATAGAGTCTGTTGTGGAAGAGGCGATAAGAGACTATCACAAAAGAAACCTGAAAGATCAGAAGCACTTTAATAAAACGATGATTCAGGAGGCTGAGAAAATAGTGGATCGCTATATTCTCATCCTATTGTTAATAGTTGAGTTTGCAGACTTAGCAGAAAAAGATCATAAACTCAATCAAACAACCTTTGTTAAAAATTTGTTAATCAAAGCCATAAGGTTCAATAAGTCTGTTGAAACACTTAGCTTGAGGCGAAATTTAAATTGGTCTAACGAGACTGATCATTTAAGACAGTGGTTTAAAGATATTTTAAAAACTGACGAAAAATATAAAGAGTATGTGAAGCTGGAAAACGCGTCTTTTAAAGATGATCAGGAAATAGTGCTTCACATTGCTAAAAATATCATTTTCAAAAATGAGCTGATCGAAGGCTTTATGGAAGAAAGTGATATTAATTGGGATGAGGACAGAGCCATAATAAAAAGCTTGGTAACCAAAACCCTAAAGTCAATCCCCGAAGAAGATGTAAATGAAGAATTTGAACTTCAAGAACTTTCTTACAACTGGGAAGATGACAAAACGTTCTTTCAGAAGCTGTTTGAAGAGAGTATAAAAGTAGAGGAAGCATATAACTCACTTATAGCGGAAAAGACTAAAAACTGGGATATTGAACGAATTGCCGCCACCGATAAAGTAATTATCGAAATGGCAATAGCAGAAATGATCAATTTCCCCAGTATTCCTGTTAAAGTGACAATTAATGAATATATTGAGGTGGCCAAAAGATACAGTACTCCCAAAAGTAAAGTTTTCATTAACGGTGTGTTAGATGTAATAGCCGGAGAGTTGGAAAATAGAGGAGTAATAAGAAAAAGTGGCCGTGGATTAATAGACAATAAATAA
- a CDS encoding YtxH domain-containing protein, which yields MSKKSGNTFMAFLLGAATGAIVGILYAPDKGSNTRDKLTYRLDKYKTMLEDLLDDLVNHKDGPLSEAKTHGEKVVNDAKEKAERLLEDVDELISHIKGGEKEKS from the coding sequence ATGAGCAAGAAATCAGGAAACACTTTTATGGCTTTTCTTCTTGGAGCAGCTACAGGTGCAATAGTAGGAATACTTTATGCACCGGATAAAGGGTCTAATACAAGAGACAAATTAACTTACAGGTTGGATAAGTATAAGACTATGCTTGAAGATCTGCTTGATGATTTGGTGAATCACAAAGATGGCCCGTTAAGCGAAGCAAAAACTCATGGCGAAAAAGTTGTGAACGATGCGAAAGAAAAAGCTGAAAGATTATTAGAGGATGTGGATGAGTTGATCAGCCACATAAAAGGAGGAGAAAAAGAGAAAAGTTAA
- a CDS encoding DUF1573 domain-containing protein, translating to MKSALAIGLLAFVFGACGSDKDAEKRIAELESKLEKLESSKPGAATPAQPEEKPEGPLPAFEFAEEEHDFGTINEGDVVEHTFTFTNTGEAPLIIQSAKGSCGCTVPTWPKEPIPVGGTGEIVAKFDSKGKPNIQNKTVTITANTWPKNSTLRIKAMVTPAAKDEAAEGPVK from the coding sequence ATGAAATCTGCACTAGCAATTGGTCTGTTGGCTTTTGTTTTTGGTGCATGCGGTAGCGATAAAGACGCTGAAAAAAGAATCGCAGAATTAGAAAGCAAGTTGGAAAAGCTTGAGTCTAGCAAGCCAGGTGCTGCTACTCCGGCTCAGCCTGAAGAAAAGCCTGAAGGCCCTCTTCCAGCGTTTGAATTTGCTGAAGAAGAGCATGACTTCGGTACAATTAACGAAGGTGATGTTGTTGAGCACACTTTTACATTTACTAACACTGGTGAAGCACCATTAATCATTCAGAGTGCAAAAGGTTCTTGTGGCTGTACAGTGCCAACATGGCCTAAAGAGCCAATTCCTGTTGGAGGAACTGGTGAAATTGTAGCTAAATTTGACAGCAAAGGGAAGCCAAACATCCAAAACAAAACAGTTACTATTACTGCTAACACTTGGCCTAAAAACTCTACGTTAAGAATTAAGGCTATGGTAACTCCTGCTGCTAAAGATGAAGCAGCTGAAGGACCAGTGAAATAA
- the yajC gene encoding preprotein translocase subunit YajC: protein MVNSILLQAAEGSGLSSLILFGGIAIVFYFFMIRPQQKKQKQQKKFIEEIKRGDNVVTIGGIHGKVLSTDETTIVLEVDKGVKITFNRTAISMDSSSSLVEGENK, encoded by the coding sequence ATGGTAAATTCTATTTTACTTCAGGCTGCAGAAGGCAGTGGACTTTCATCACTAATCTTATTTGGAGGTATTGCCATCGTTTTTTACTTCTTCATGATCAGGCCTCAGCAAAAGAAGCAAAAACAACAAAAGAAATTTATTGAGGAAATTAAAAGAGGCGACAATGTTGTTACGATTGGTGGTATACATGGTAAAGTGTTGTCTACTGATGAAACGACTATAGTATTAGAAGTAGATAAAGGTGTTAAAATAACTTTTAACCGCACTGCCATATCAATGGACTCTTCCAGCTCGTTAGTTGAAGGAGAAAACAAATAA
- a CDS encoding YbbR-like domain-containing protein, translating to MLNKIKAILPSLTPERIKNIRVISLCVLAAATFWFLNALNDSYSTTFRYPIEFAYDKDKYIAISEPPTDVQINLSGLGWNLFRNNLGIKTTPVTIRLDNPTEVKKLPGSSLLGTITDQLPDFDVNFVLTDTLVLNIDKRASKRYALKVDSSSIQLSENYWVTSSIAYTPDSITLHGPASLLDKMESPLLVKVPQDEIDENFNEEIPIEIENNRLISRNPPTMSIAFSVEEYLEVTKDIPISPVNFPPDSSAYLQSPTITLKYKVSASKEPDIVLSNFKVKADLKLMNPKDSLTSLQLLSFPSFIRDVKLEKDSAKVVFNER from the coding sequence ATGTTGAATAAAATCAAAGCGATACTGCCTTCTTTAACTCCTGAAAGGATAAAGAACATTCGGGTAATATCGCTTTGTGTTTTGGCAGCGGCAACCTTCTGGTTTCTTAATGCCCTTAATGATTCTTATTCTACCACATTCCGGTACCCCATTGAGTTTGCCTATGACAAAGACAAGTATATTGCCATTAGCGAACCACCTACCGATGTGCAGATTAATCTTAGTGGATTAGGTTGGAACTTGTTCAGAAATAACCTCGGTATAAAAACTACTCCTGTAACCATTCGCCTCGATAACCCTACAGAAGTAAAGAAACTTCCGGGCTCGAGCCTGTTAGGAACCATTACCGACCAACTACCTGACTTTGATGTCAATTTTGTACTTACTGATACACTCGTTTTAAATATTGATAAAAGAGCAAGTAAGCGTTACGCCCTAAAGGTTGATAGCAGTTCTATTCAGCTTTCAGAAAATTATTGGGTGACCAGTTCAATCGCTTATACGCCAGATTCAATTACTCTTCATGGCCCTGCCTCACTTTTAGATAAAATGGAAAGCCCGTTACTAGTTAAAGTACCTCAGGATGAAATTGATGAAAATTTTAATGAGGAAATCCCAATTGAAATTGAGAATAACAGGCTGATTTCGAGAAACCCGCCAACCATGAGCATTGCCTTTAGTGTGGAAGAATACCTGGAGGTAACAAAGGATATCCCTATTTCTCCGGTTAACTTCCCACCCGATAGCTCTGCTTATTTGCAATCGCCAACAATTACTTTAAAGTATAAAGTTAGTGCAAGTAAAGAGCCTGATATTGTGTTGTCTAATTTCAAGGTAAAAGCTGACTTAAAATTGATGAATCCTAAAGACTCTCTCACTTCTCTTCAACTATTATCATTCCCAAGCTTCATTAGAGATGTGAAGTTGGAAAAGGATTCTGCCAAGGTAGTGTTCAATGAAAGATAA